A stretch of DNA from Paramormyrops kingsleyae isolate MSU_618 chromosome 15, PKINGS_0.4, whole genome shotgun sequence:
AACCCTTCACAACTTATTCAAAGCTATCTTTCTGCACACCATTTACTGAGCAACATGTAACTTAAGGAGAAATCTTTGTGTTATGATGACATCTAGTGGTGACTGGTGGTATTGTGGTATGTGACGTGACCACGGGCAATGGAATGTGGCCATGTCAAGTTAGCTAGCTGAAACAATGCCATCTGTCTGCTGCCCTGGCACCAGCCcaggcgccccctggtggtcatTGGGCCCTAAGCAGCCACTTTGTTTGCTTTGGCCCTGGGCTGCCCATTAGTTTCACCTGTCTCTATTTACCCAAATAAGGGGGACATTGTTGTGTCCTGTTGCACTTTGGCCCCCAGTAACCTAAATGATAGATAACCCAGAAACACCTTCCTGAAATATGTCACTGAGGCTTTTTTTTATGCACCACTGAAGCCATCCACCCATCCTTGGTCTAACCGCATATCCTGGTGGGGGGTCACAGGGAgtcctggagcctatcccaggcagcacaggccacaaggcgggggcacaccctggacgggacgccACTCCATCGCAGtgcacacacaccctcacaagCTCCACgggtaatttagagacaccgATTAGTCTAACTGGGTGTCTCTGGACTGTGAGAGGGAACTGGAAACCCGCACAATGGGGGGAGAAGATGCCAAGCccagacacacagagcaggggtgggattcAAGACCtgaaccctggaggtgtgaggcaacagcgccaCCTATTGAGCCAGTATATACCATTCACTCTAGCAAATATACCACTAAACATTTATAACAGTGAGCAAGAGGCATTATTTCAGCAAACGTAATATTATGGTATTCTTCATTAAAATACACCTTTAAGCAACAAAAATATTTCAGCTTTGCTGTGACCTGATTTGGGCAGAGAGGAGGCTGTTTCCAGGGGAAATACGGTCAAGGGCGACAATCTGTGCCTTCCTCTCTTGACGTGTTTTCAGGAGAGGTTGGGCTTGATGGATCCTGATTCCTTCCAGCCTTTAATGTAAGAATCGGTCATTCTTGGTCAGCATTCATCATCTTCCTTTCCCCACCTCAACCCCTCATCCTCCATGGTTCTTACCTCTCCTGGTCCTCAAGCACCTCCTCTTACCTCCCTTTGTGCTCCTGCAGCTGCAGAATCATCCCCTGCAGGCCCACATCAGGCCACCAGCTCTACCAGGAGCTCCATGATCCCTAATGCATAGACACAGATTCAGACTGATTCCATGCAGATAGGGATCACACCTACATCTATAGACTGAGACCATGCAGATAGGGATCACACCTACATCTATAGACTGAGACCATGCAGATAGGGATCACACCTACATCTATGAAAGAaaacagtaacactttacttaatggggcacaaatacttagtaatgactcagttactactgaagtacaaattatgaacaaatcatgaagaAATACAATTGTtatttgagataaaagatgcgtcacgattcactaatgaacaaacatgagatcagtatttcttCTGTTATTCATGACCTGCTCCTGCAGTAGTTCACAaaagtttacagaattaacagacatagtaacaaatatagcaaAAGCTTGAGATGAAACATgggtcatgattcattaatgatgaattaacatgagatcagtatgtagataagacttagtttgtggtgaAAAAATATGTAAGTAATAGTTTAATAATatagtatttgtgccccatcaagttgTTTCCAAGAAAACATACTGAAAAGACAAATTTAGACTATTACAACCAGTTTATGTTCTAGAAAGCTGGCAGAAATACAGCATTGTACTCCTAGTGGCATTGCTAGTTAACTCTGCGTGTGCCATAGGCCTCTGCTTCTCCCTGTACCCCAGGGCCGGACCAGCCATTTTCGGGCCTGAAGCAAATTTTGATTAACCTAGTTCtcatttgtcatcttccttcccattctgacaggctgatcagatggggggccccctggtggccgctGGGCCCATAGCAGCCACCTAAGAAGTTCTCTGATGCCTTGGGCCAGCCCTGCCTCACCCTCCCTCTGGTGCTCCAGCTGGCTGTTTTAAACTCTGAATGCCCATGACTCCTTAATGTTCAGCATAGCCATGGTTTGAGAAACTTCCAACATCCAGTATCTCATAGGGTCACATAAACACTGGTGGTGGTCCCATTGAAGCTTACCTTTGGACGATGTCCTGGATGGGAAGCCATATTTACTTCAACCAACATCCTGAGCTTGCAAAACTTAGATAAATAGAATATGCTGTTTGGTTGTACCTGCAAATATCCACGTTGATCTTtttgaaaagccacatgaaATCTGATAGCACACAGCACGTAGTGCATACATAATGGCAGAAACGGTAGCTAATGAACCGCATCTGAGTGTTTCCTGAGGGCTAGGCTGTCTGCCACCGCACCTAGTCCCTCCTCTTGGGTCCCGCCCTTCCAGTTTGGGGCGAACATTTGCACTTCACCGTTCTGCGATCTCGCTGGCTTCTGCCTCTTCTCCCTCACCTGAACGGGCAGGTCTGTATCAGGTGTAGCCCATAAAGGTATGTGGGCAGTAGTTGCTACGTTGGAAACAACGTCAAAAGTCCAACCGAACCCGCATTTCTGGTATCACCATTATCGGATTTGCTTAACTGCCAGCGTTTCGATGGTGCACAAATGTCCAAAAAGGAACAAACGAGTCACTGTGAATGCTTTATATCACACTTAATAATGAACAACAGAACATATATGGTACTGATTTCAGGTCTGAGTTTAACATGGTCAAATAAACCAAAAAATTCACGAGGGAAGGCCTACAGAATACTTTTAAGGTAGACTGACTCCTGTCTTCAACTTTAACGTATGTCTgagattaaattaatttaatttatccAGTAATTATGTGCATAGAGAATGTATACATTCCTCTTCATCCATTTAATTTCAATCGTCATCAACATGACTTTAACTTAACTGTCGATATTAATTAAATCGTGTGTTTGCGTCCTGATGGCtccattttttcttttgcaCTCCTGTTTATACTCAGTATTCTCGGACGGGGCTTCTGCCGCTGCATAATGGGCGCTGTGTTTGTGCAGGAGCCCGACAGCTCCGCTACACTGCGGCCAGCGGGAATCCCCGACTTCCCCATTAGTCCGATTCCCGGGGGACAAAATGCCACAAGTTCCCGAATTGGACCATTCACAACCTACCGTATAAAATAGCCTATTTCGAAAGTGTGGTAATCAATGCAGGACTGCAAAAGTATGATGAGCGCTAAGAAAGGAACCATTAAAGATGGTGCTTTAATTTAAGGAATCTTTACTGTCTGGACAAAAATCTAAATGAACCGGCCCAGTCATATAACTAGTCATTTGTGGTTTACGGTCACCGTGCCAGTAACCTACGGAGACCATTAACTACAAACCAAAGCACTCGGCAGGAACAAGGAGTGTGTTTGGGCGTTAACTAGTTACCTTGCTTATCCCTTCGATCTATCATGGTATTTTTATCGTTGCTGTATAAACGCATGCGCACACATGAAACAAAGCAACAGCTAGATGAGACATGGGAAAAAATTATAGAAAAGCACACTAACACGTGTTTGGCAAACCGatgcaaaatatttattacaatttattttagaTGCAGTAGTACGTTTTTTTTACTTCTTAAATGTATAATTCCATACATGGCAACCTTTTGCTTTTCAAATCTGTAAATAATGTTATGAAAATAATCTTAATCTTCGaagactttttaaaattttcaataTCTTACAATCCACCCTGAATATCAAGGCTGCAGAAACAGAACAATgcaaaaactgattttttttaaacagctgtaaaaaaaaaaaaaaaattaaaaagaaacttAGGTTTGCGATAAAGCCTTTTACATCTTGTGAGAAATCAAAGTACAAAATGAAACTGGCAATTAGCATAATTTAAAACAGCAGTCCCTCAATAACAATAcattggaagaaaaaaaataagattAGAATGGAGCTGCACTTTTAATCTTAGCAGCTGGAATTATTTTGACTCTGACGAGCATTAGAAGTCTAgaacattttattattgttgtggTTTGTCGAAACGGGGCGACAGAAGCCAGTGGAGTGCCGGAGGGAATCAGGCGAAAGGAAGCCCGCTACGCACACGGGCGGATCCCCATTCAGTCCGCGATGAGAAAGGGTTACTGCACATCACATTCAACATCACAGACTCATTTGGACAGTGTTATAACGCGTGTAGTCTTCTCTCTTTGGTTTTATAAGtcaaaaattaaattttaaattctTTATTATATCAACATCATTTCCAAACTGAAAGACTCGAATTTTTTTAGAACTGCAAGTGGTAGCATTTCAGGAAATTTCACCAGTTCCTAAAAGAATACATtcaaaatacatacataaagtTCTCCTTGCAGTGATCTCACTCAATGGCCACTGCTCCAATTACCCCCTGGCCCTTCCTGTTGCTTAGCAGAACGTGCCAAGGGCCAGATTTAATGACCGGTCATCACAGTAATGATTCTTTTAGACTACAGAACGTGAGATCAACTGCGGAATCTCAGTTACTTCCAGGAACTTGGAAATTTACAAATGGCTGAATAAGAGCAGAGAACTTTTTGTTAAATGGGCAGCAAAAAGTACCCAAACACCCAAAACACGTCACAAAGCAGTTTTATGATGAAAACCAAATAACGAAACAGGACTGAATGCGACATCAAGTAGATATCtggcaggcaaacagacagcaaaATTCTCATTCGTTAGCTGCCATACTGTATGGAACAGcatgatgtggggggggggggtggccctGCCATTGATTACTAAAGCCAGAAACATCCTTAGGCAGTGACGTGTCTGAAACGAGTACCACAGGGGAGCAACCtcaatatattaataaatcaaAACTATGATTGTGCATCTGGTCGCTGCTGCTAGGAAGTTTTCCCcccaaaataaagttaaaaaaaaaaaagatggagacAGATCCTGTGGCCAGCGTTTCAGTTCTTCGGGAACCCACATCATTGTTGTTTATTAGTCACATGACTTATGTTTCAGTTGTATGCGAGCTTATGTCTGCGACCGTTTTCcaaataagaagaaaaaaaaaactcattaagCAGAAGTACAGAACTACCGAAAGCAAAAGTAAAGGATGAACAGCTACACAAGCTggtattctttttttctttgctcAGATATGATTGGATTTCCCTtgtgtaaagggggggggggggagggagacaCGCACGCACCCACACACTCGTGCACGCACCCACACActcgtgcacacacacacaaatgcagatTGTGTACTAAACGGAGGGGGCCGCCCGGCCCCGTCAGGTGTCATCGTCAGAAGTCTGGCTGCTGCTGGTCTCGGACTCCGAGCTCTCGGTCAGGCCGGCATTTCTGGGGCTCCTCCAGGGACAGAAGGTCAGGGATGTGGCCACGGGCTTCACCAGTGCCCCGTTCTTCTCCAGGCCGTTCCTCTTCAGCTGCAGGAGGATGGACCACCGTGTGGTTAGGTTGTGAGAACAAAGAATGGAGAACTAGAGAATGAACTGTCAACATGCTCCTGGCTGAAAATCTTAGTGGCCCAAAAACCCACAGTTTGTTTCTAAAAATACCAACTCTGCTGCCTTCCACTTACAATAAACCAAGAAAAAACGTTCCCTTACCTGCTCTGTTCTAGCCTTAAATTCCTTTAGTTCTTCCTCagtcaggggctggaagttgtcATCATTCTCTGGGTACTCCTGCCAGCCCATAGCCTTCAATAACCTGCCAAGAGCATCAGGGAGCGTCACAGTGAGAGGAAATGATGTCAGAGAGGGTTCCTAAGCCTCAGAGATGAGCAGAGGCATTGAAGCCGCTGACCTGTGTTCTGCTTCCAGGGAGCTGGACAGGTGCTCTGTGTCCGAGTCGCTGAAGGAGTCAGCGATTCCGTTCTCCTGGCAGAGATCTTCGCTCGGCTCCTTGGGCTCTGGGGTTCCGCCGTCACTCTGGAAAAGGGGGCAGGATGGGCATCCGTGTGCGTGGGTGAGATTCATCGTCACATTCACGTGTAACCTGCtgccctctcggctgcagcgcACTCACCTCTGCAGAGACCCCAGGACCATAGCAGGCGGCCTCCTCTCCATTCGACTCGTCCTTCAACGCTCGCAAGAACTCACTCTTGCGGTCGGTGCCGCCGCGTCGCATCAGCTTGAGGCGTGACGGGGTGCTGTCTGCCAAGGGTGTGGCGCTGGAGGGAGGCTGCGGGGGGTGCGATGGCACATCAAAAGGGCCCCCATGCTATAGGAACTCTGACAGAACCTGGTGGGGACTAACCTGCACTGTATTTACCAAGCTTTTTTGCACAGTACTCATATATTCTTTAGAATCAATacagtttattttattaatgattttcctttacatatgtgtttattttcactTAGAATGTCTTTGTTTACTTCCTGTTTGTGTTACTGGACGGAGAAATTTCCCCCACCAAAGCATTCAATAAAGTTCTACCTTAATTTACCTATCAGACCCCAGAAGTCAGATgcgtctccctcacacacagTCTGTTTATTATGAACATATAAGGTCTTCTCTAAGGGGTTCACCTCCTTGGTTGCTGCCTGGACCGGGGTGCTGACTGGGGTCATGGGTTTGGTCACGAGGACGGGGCTAGTGAAGGCAGAGTCCCGGCCTGAGAAATGTAAACCCGATTTGGTGTCTCTTCCATTGGGCTTCCACGGGCCAGTCTGTATGTATGAAGGGGTACATTGAAGGACATTACATGAGAAGCCACCTACACAGCCATTCCTACCGGCCTCAGTCACAACAATGCAGGTTTGTGTTCTCTGACTGCAGTGTCAGCCACATCCAGAGGGAGGCGATATATGCACCCGTGCGGCTCTCACCTTGCTAGGGGCTGCTGCTGGTTTGGGTACCAGGGTCTTGTAAACGCTCTGGGTCGCACCGGGAGCCTTGGAGCCGTTGACAGGAAAGGGTCCGGTGCTGGCGAACCCGGCGGAGAAGGCCGCGCTGGGGTCCTCCTTCGAAACCTTCTTAATGACCAGCATCTTGGAGACCGTCTGCTTAGCGCTGGGCGGGTTCTCTGCAGAGGGAGTCGGGCCCGTCATCACGGGGCGTATGGCTCTTATAAGAGAACCACGGGGCTCGGACGACAGACAAGGCACTGACCCCACACTCCTGAGGGCGTCCCCGGCACGCGGGTCTGGCTCGTCTGCTTTCCGGCAGCTTCTGGATTCAGGGAGGGCTGCCAAAACAAAAAGTCCCAGCTCATTTAAACTGACGCAGAAGCCAGATCGCTGCCAGTATCTGCACCAGCGAAATGTTGATTCGTGGATTTATACCCACGTGACTTATGAAATGCACCTCAATCAAAATTCTTATGCCACCTGCTGCCAACcagcctctctctctcatatatatataaatatatattttatatttatttattttttaaaatcaccCTTACATAGGTAACCCATAGCTTCTTCAAGGGAACGTGCAGCAAAATATCAGTTTTCTGCTGCTGTTTAAATCTGATGGACGTCTGACATTACTCACAAAGTCCTCCTCGACAAACTTCAGTCTGTCCTCCTTGTGCTCCTCATCTGAGAACTTCTCCTGGATGGAGTTGCCCTTGCGGGGGTTGAAGTTGCCATTGCGTTGCCGGTGTCCAGCAGCACggtctctgtccctgtcccgaTCCCGGTCCCGGTCCCCTCCTCCCCGTTTAGGGTGCCGGCCGTGGTGATGGTGAGACACAGACCCCTCCTGGGgccacggcgccccctgccaGACGGAGGCTGACGCACCAGCCAGTCCGCTCTGACTGCCCTTCGACACGCCGGAGTCCACGGAGTCGTGGCGCAGGAGTGACGGTTGGTGCCACCCATCACCTGCGAACCAGGGACAGTCAGTGACCATCTAAAAACCCCACAACGTCTGAGCTTCCAAAAACAAACCCATGACCAAACAAAACATGGAGCTCCTATCTAAGCTGTCAAACATATAAAGTTAATCTGATGGTTTCATAATGTGAGAGCTAATTTCAGGCACAGCAGCAGTCAGACATATGGAAGGCCCAGTTTAAGATTTACATCATAAAGCAACCAGGTGGTGAAACCAGCCTACAGACTGAGGCCTTCACAGGGACGCCGCCCAGGACTGACCTGCCGTGGCCGTCAGTGGGTCGTTGTTGAAGAAGCCATCAGAGGAGTTGTGGCGACGCCGACTCACTCGGTGCCTCCCATCTCCACGGCTAAGGGGCTCCCCATGTTTCTGAAACCGGGATGGAGGGAGGGGCAGGTAAATTCAGGAATGGCTACTTCAACATGCAGACCAAGTCAAGCCACCTCTGACATATATACTGAGGCGGTGGCGTTTGGAGCACGGCTAACAATCCAAAAAACCAAATGCTTAGTTCAAGGACACCAAAGGACAAAATTGCAG
This window harbors:
- the gpbp1l1 gene encoding vasculin-like protein 1, which gives rise to MAQHDFVPSWLNFSTPQSAKKHGEPLSRGDGRHRVSRRRHNSSDGFFNNDPLTATAGDGWHQPSLLRHDSVDSGVSKGSQSGLAGASASVWQGAPWPQEGSVSHHHHGRHPKRGGGDRDRDRDRDRDRAAGHRQRNGNFNPRKGNSIQEKFSDEEHKEDRLKFVEEDFPSLNPEAAGKQTSQTRVPGTPSGVWENPPSAKQTVSKMLVIKKVSKEDPSAAFSAGFASTGPFPVNGSKAPGATQSVYKTLVPKPAAAPSKTGPWKPNGRDTKSGLHFSGRDSAFTSPVLVTKPMTPVSTPVQAATKEPPSSATPLADSTPSRLKLMRRGGTDRKSEFLRALKDESNGEEAACYGPGVSAESDGGTPEPKEPSEDLCQENGIADSFSDSDTEHLSSSLEAEHRLLKAMGWQEYPENDDNFQPLTEEELKEFKARTEQLKRNGLEKNGALVKPVATSLTFCPWRSPRNAGLTESSESETSSSQTSDDDT